A single Flavobacterium sp. 1 DNA region contains:
- a CDS encoding AAA family ATPase, whose protein sequence is MNNIHTFGQLKQSGYLSKNIKDELRHNLREKIKSGQPTFEGVHGFENTVIPELERAILSRHNINLLGLRGQAKTRLARKMIELLDEYIPFVTGSEINDDPFHPLSRFAKDLIAEKGDATPISWLHRSERFFEKLATPDVTVADLIGDVDPIKAANLKLSYADDRVIHFGMIPRANRCIFVINELPDLQARIQVALFNILQEGDIQIRGFKLRMPLDMQFIFTANPEDYTNRGSIVTPLKDRIGSQILTHYPQDIKIARTITTQEAKLDEAQSDSVYIPSLARDLLEQISFEARESEFIDNKSGVSARLSITAYENLMSTAERRALLCGADHTSLRLSDFMGIIPSITGKVELVYEGEQEGAAIVAQRLISDAIHTFLPAYFPKIEKLEKQGQKTPYSDTLDWFFTESGFELLDDCTDEEYKTILDSITPLDKLIEKYQPQLEKRDRYFMKEFILWGLVEYKKLSKDRISEGYQFKDIFGSYISKL, encoded by the coding sequence ATGAACAACATACATACATTCGGTCAATTAAAGCAATCTGGATACTTAAGCAAGAACATCAAAGATGAATTACGACATAATTTGAGAGAAAAAATAAAATCAGGACAGCCAACATTTGAGGGCGTTCATGGTTTTGAAAATACTGTAATCCCAGAACTGGAAAGAGCCATTTTGTCCCGTCACAATATCAATTTATTGGGGCTTCGCGGGCAGGCCAAAACGAGATTGGCTAGAAAAATGATTGAATTATTGGACGAATACATTCCGTTTGTGACGGGTTCTGAAATTAATGACGATCCTTTTCATCCATTATCCCGTTTTGCCAAAGATTTAATTGCCGAAAAAGGAGATGCAACTCCCATTTCGTGGCTTCACCGAAGCGAACGTTTCTTCGAAAAACTAGCTACTCCAGATGTAACCGTTGCTGATTTAATTGGTGATGTCGATCCGATAAAAGCTGCAAATCTAAAATTATCGTATGCCGATGACCGTGTAATTCATTTCGGAATGATTCCGCGTGCCAACCGCTGTATTTTTGTGATTAACGAATTACCTGATTTGCAAGCCCGAATACAAGTAGCGCTATTTAACATACTGCAGGAAGGAGATATACAAATTCGCGGATTCAAATTGCGGATGCCACTCGATATGCAGTTTATCTTTACCGCCAATCCCGAAGATTACACCAACAGAGGAAGCATTGTAACACCTCTGAAGGATAGAATTGGTTCACAAATCCTTACGCATTATCCTCAAGATATAAAAATCGCCAGAACAATTACAACGCAGGAAGCAAAACTTGATGAAGCTCAAAGCGACTCGGTTTATATTCCATCTCTGGCCAGAGATTTATTGGAACAAATCAGTTTTGAAGCCCGCGAAAGTGAATTCATAGACAATAAAAGCGGGGTAAGTGCCCGATTGAGCATTACGGCCTATGAAAATTTAATGAGTACTGCCGAGCGTCGTGCTTTACTATGCGGAGCCGACCATACATCTTTGCGTTTATCCGACTTTATGGGAATTATTCCGTCCATAACCGGCAAAGTTGAATTGGTTTATGAAGGAGAGCAGGAGGGAGCCGCTATTGTAGCTCAGCGATTGATAAGTGATGCAATACATACCTTTTTACCTGCCTATTTTCCGAAAATTGAGAAATTAGAAAAACAGGGACAAAAAACACCTTACAGTGATACTTTAGATTGGTTTTTTACAGAAAGTGGTTTTGAATTATTAGATGACTGTACCGATGAAGAGTACAAAACTATTTTGGACAGTATTACTCCTCTTGACAAATTAATAGAAAAATACCAGCCTCAATTAGAAAAACGAGATCGTTATTTTATGAAAGAATTCATTTTGTGGGGATTGGTCGAATACAAAAAACTTAGTAAAGACCGCATTTCCGAAGGATATCAGTTCAAGGATATATTTGGCAGTTATATCAGTAAATTATAG
- a CDS encoding YchJ family protein, translated as MSKNCYCGSYKSFDTCCSLHISGVQKAPTALALMKSRYTAYATHQADYLLATTHSSERKYYSKEEILHWATANTWQKLEIISATENTVEFKAHYIDADNASQVHHEFSTFKQENGSWFYVDGKFK; from the coding sequence ATGTCCAAAAATTGTTATTGCGGTTCCTATAAATCTTTTGACACCTGTTGCAGTCTTCATATTAGTGGCGTTCAAAAAGCGCCAACGGCTTTGGCATTGATGAAATCGAGATACACGGCTTATGCCACGCATCAGGCTGATTATTTATTGGCAACAACGCATAGTTCAGAAAGGAAATATTATTCGAAAGAAGAAATTTTGCATTGGGCTACCGCCAATACATGGCAAAAACTCGAAATTATTTCAGCTACAGAAAATACAGTGGAGTTCAAAGCGCATTACATCGATGCTGATAATGCGAGCCAAGTGCATCATGAGTTTTCTACTTTTAAACAAGAAAACGGAAGTTGGTTTTATGTGGATGGGAAGTTTAAATAA
- a CDS encoding transposase, producing MGGFFGVNGKKLQRQYKKHLSSFNTWDPREHAHQWIVYPENIGTHLSIDEVALSQGELYTIVTNKKFKGKKGSLVAIVAGTKADQVIEHISKIDYKKRSCVKEITLDMANSMKLISKRCFPKAIQVTDRFHVQKLALEALQEIRIKHRWEAMDFENQLILQAKRENKTYIPELLPNGDSLKQLLARSRYLLYKSREKWTENQKERAQMLFELYPDIKTAYNLNQQLRGIYNNNNDKHIAMTKLAHWYRNVEESGFKNFNILLNTITFNYQSILNYFDNRSTNASAESFNAKIKAFRSQFRGVRNIDFFLFRLSNLFA from the coding sequence ATTGGAGGTTTTTTCGGAGTGAACGGAAAGAAGCTCCAAAGACAATACAAAAAGCACTTGAGTTCCTTTAATACTTGGGATCCACGAGAACATGCACATCAATGGATTGTTTATCCTGAAAATATAGGTACTCATTTATCAATTGACGAAGTAGCTTTATCTCAGGGTGAACTTTATACTATTGTAACCAACAAGAAATTCAAAGGCAAAAAAGGTTCATTAGTTGCTATTGTTGCTGGAACCAAGGCTGATCAGGTTATAGAACACATCAGTAAGATTGATTATAAGAAGAGGAGCTGTGTCAAAGAGATAACACTTGACATGGCTAATTCCATGAAACTAATCTCTAAGAGATGCTTTCCAAAAGCAATACAAGTGACCGATAGGTTTCATGTTCAAAAATTAGCATTGGAAGCTTTACAAGAGATTAGAATCAAGCATCGATGGGAAGCTATGGATTTTGAGAATCAATTGATATTGCAGGCAAAAAGAGAGAATAAAACATATATCCCAGAGCTCTTGCCTAATGGAGATTCTCTAAAACAACTTTTGGCCAGAAGCAGGTATCTACTCTATAAATCTCGCGAAAAATGGACTGAAAATCAAAAAGAAAGGGCTCAAATGTTATTTGAATTATACCCCGATATAAAGACAGCATATAATCTAAATCAACAACTTCGAGGGATTTACAATAACAACAATGACAAACACATTGCCATGACCAAACTGGCGCATTGGTATAGAAATGTAGAGGAATCAGGCTTTAAAAACTTTAATATTCTGCTCAATACTATAACTTTTAACTACCAGTCAATTTTAAACTATTTTGACAATAGAAGCACAAATGCTTCTGCCGAATCTTTCAATGCAAAAATAAAAGCTTTTAGAAGTCAGTTTAGAGGAGTGAGAAATATAGATTTCTTCTTATTCAGATTATCCAATCTTTTTGCATAA
- a CDS encoding KTSC domain-containing protein → MKKIVEYRKLLNVEKTVELKELKTIYRNAMKDAHPDKFQGDDAGLKEAEENSKKIIEAYHFLVSINAETIKQLLPEYTETISTVAITDYKFVEGRLIINFSNGSVYEYISVPKAIYIKMVNADSPGRYAKRHILNAYPWRKTTNQE, encoded by the coding sequence ATGAAAAAAATAGTTGAATACCGCAAACTACTAAATGTAGAAAAAACAGTAGAGCTTAAAGAATTGAAAACCATCTATCGCAATGCGATGAAAGACGCGCATCCTGATAAATTTCAAGGTGATGATGCTGGTTTAAAAGAAGCCGAAGAAAATAGCAAGAAAATAATTGAAGCTTATCACTTCTTGGTAAGCATCAATGCAGAGACAATTAAACAGCTTTTACCTGAATATACGGAGACAATCTCTACAGTAGCCATTACAGACTATAAATTTGTTGAAGGAAGATTGATTATCAATTTCTCTAACGGAAGCGTTTACGAATACATTAGTGTCCCTAAAGCTATTTATATAAAAATGGTTAACGCAGATTCACCGGGACGTTACGCAAAAAGACACATTCTTAATGCATATCCTTGGAGAAAAACAACGAACCAAGAATAA
- a CDS encoding DUF4369 domain-containing protein, with the protein MKKIILFLAATALLTSCSKDKYTISGTAAGFENGKTVILETQDEKGMGLIAVDTVKIENGKFEIKGKVTEPSFHTLQIEGAQGKIPFILENGDITVLVNKDTIQKSKISGTYNNDEYVKFNEEITKIQKPLMDFQTANMQKMQMAQQTKDTATINGLMKEYTKIQTEIGATSKSKYVDYANAHPKAFISVLIIEGMSNDPTVDSKKIETMYNSLDESLKNSKHGKAVKTKIAALKLPSVGASAASGVPAAAPAK; encoded by the coding sequence ATGAAAAAAATTATTTTATTTCTTGCCGCTACAGCTTTACTTACTTCTTGTAGCAAAGACAAATACACAATTTCAGGAACTGCAGCTGGATTTGAAAATGGAAAAACAGTTATCCTAGAAACTCAAGATGAGAAAGGAATGGGATTAATTGCTGTAGATACAGTAAAAATAGAAAACGGAAAATTTGAAATCAAAGGAAAAGTAACTGAACCATCTTTTCATACATTACAAATTGAAGGAGCGCAAGGTAAAATTCCATTTATCTTAGAAAACGGTGATATTACAGTTCTAGTAAACAAAGATACTATTCAAAAATCTAAAATTTCTGGTACTTACAACAATGACGAGTACGTGAAATTCAATGAAGAGATTACTAAAATCCAAAAACCTTTAATGGACTTTCAAACGGCTAATATGCAAAAAATGCAAATGGCTCAACAAACTAAAGATACAGCAACTATCAATGGTTTAATGAAAGAATACACAAAAATTCAAACTGAAATTGGTGCTACTTCAAAATCTAAATATGTTGATTACGCAAATGCACATCCAAAAGCTTTTATCAGCGTATTAATTATTGAGGGAATGAGCAATGACCCAACAGTAGATTCTAAAAAAATAGAAACTATGTACAACAGCCTTGATGAGTCTTTGAAAAACTCTAAACACGGTAAAGCTGTAAAAACAAAAATCGCAGCATTAAAGCTTCCTTCTGTTGGTGCTTCTGCAGCTTCTGGTGTTCCAGCGGCAGCTCCGGCTAAATGA
- a CDS encoding histone H1, with translation MKDLVAKINAEFETFKTESESLIEKGVKAAGPRARKSTLELEKLLKEFRKVSVEESKK, from the coding sequence ATGAAAGATTTAGTAGCAAAAATCAATGCCGAATTCGAAACATTCAAGACAGAGTCTGAATCACTTATAGAGAAAGGTGTTAAAGCAGCCGGACCAAGAGCGCGTAAATCAACTTTAGAACTGGAAAAACTTTTAAAAGAGTTCAGAAAAGTTTCTGTTGAAGAGTCAAAAAAATAA
- a CDS encoding META domain-containing protein, whose product MKKWIQFLSIVLFIVSCKSTVTAPKETVKFEPTFAYKQQMENLEKGIYFRGNGNEPDWNLKISEETIEFTSSIRGFESLTGNHVEPLQAMDTNVKMYRVTDKSVSMIIQIMQQECISTMSGDKSSYSVRIEIVKDKNSTFLNGCGNYITDFRLHDIWVLEQLKGKKVSHEDFTKELPNLEINYSTNEFIGFTGCNRMNGTIFFERGLLRFTKTITTRMVCGPNNKENEFLKALQGITNYKVENLQLILTNPSGEVLVFKKVD is encoded by the coding sequence ATGAAGAAATGGATTCAATTCTTATCAATTGTTTTGTTTATAGTTAGCTGTAAAAGCACTGTAACAGCCCCGAAAGAAACCGTGAAATTCGAACCCACTTTTGCCTACAAACAGCAAATGGAGAATTTGGAGAAAGGGATTTATTTCAGAGGAAATGGTAACGAACCGGATTGGAACTTAAAAATATCGGAGGAAACCATTGAATTCACCTCTTCAATACGCGGTTTTGAATCATTGACAGGCAATCACGTCGAGCCACTTCAGGCCATGGATACCAATGTAAAAATGTATCGAGTTACGGATAAATCCGTCTCAATGATTATCCAAATTATGCAACAGGAATGCATCAGTACCATGTCTGGCGATAAATCTTCTTATTCTGTACGGATTGAAATTGTAAAAGATAAAAACTCCACATTTTTAAACGGTTGCGGAAACTATATTACTGATTTTCGCTTGCACGATATTTGGGTTTTGGAACAATTAAAGGGGAAAAAAGTGAGTCATGAAGATTTTACCAAAGAATTGCCAAACCTTGAAATAAACTATTCTACTAATGAATTTATAGGATTTACAGGCTGTAACAGAATGAACGGAACTATTTTCTTTGAAAGAGGATTACTCCGATTTACCAAAACCATCACAACTCGAATGGTTTGCGGTCCCAATAATAAAGAAAACGAATTCCTAAAAGCATTGCAAGGCATAACCAATTATAAAGTTGAAAATTTACAGTTGATACTTACCAATCCATCAGGTGAAGTATTGGTTTTCAAAAAAGTAGATTAG
- a CDS encoding VWA domain-containing protein: MNTTIKKGFYFKSYEAPFQSPFDKLFGIFKELITHTSGDFDEAISWLRELDKEYKLTEPSYTIDDFIEDLKKKGYIREEVKDDGTSGIGITAKTERAIRQQALDNIFGNIKKSGSGNHKTKHVGNGDEHTGEFREFHFGDGLERISLTESLRNAQINNGVADFMLTENDLVVEETQYKSQMSTVLMIDISHSMILYGEDRITPAKKVAMALAELITTRYPKDTLDILVFGDDAWPISIRDLPYLKVGPFHTNTVAGLQLAMDLLRRKRNTNKQIFMITDGKPSCVREKDGTYYMNSNGLDQYIVDKCYTQAQQARKLHIPITTFMIANDPYLQKFVNKFTEANQGKAFYTGLKGLGEMIFEDYETNRKKRIK, encoded by the coding sequence ATGAACACTACTATAAAAAAGGGATTCTATTTTAAAAGCTACGAAGCTCCGTTTCAATCTCCATTTGATAAACTTTTTGGCATTTTCAAAGAACTTATCACGCATACTTCGGGAGATTTTGATGAAGCTATCAGTTGGCTGCGCGAATTGGACAAAGAATACAAACTGACTGAACCATCCTATACCATCGATGATTTTATTGAGGACTTAAAGAAAAAAGGATACATCAGAGAAGAAGTCAAAGATGACGGAACTTCTGGCATTGGAATTACTGCCAAAACAGAGCGAGCCATACGCCAGCAGGCTTTGGATAACATTTTTGGAAACATTAAAAAGTCGGGGAGTGGTAATCACAAAACGAAGCACGTTGGCAATGGTGACGAACATACGGGAGAATTCAGGGAGTTTCATTTTGGAGACGGTTTGGAACGCATTTCGCTGACCGAAAGTCTGCGAAATGCACAAATCAATAACGGCGTTGCCGATTTTATGCTGACCGAAAATGATTTGGTAGTCGAAGAAACCCAGTACAAATCCCAAATGAGCACCGTTTTGATGATTGACATCAGCCACAGTATGATTCTGTATGGCGAAGACCGAATAACGCCCGCCAAGAAAGTCGCTATGGCTTTGGCTGAATTAATTACTACTCGTTATCCAAAAGACACTTTGGATATTCTTGTTTTCGGAGATGATGCGTGGCCGATTTCCATTAGAGATTTGCCTTATCTAAAGGTCGGGCCATTTCACACCAATACCGTTGCTGGTCTGCAATTGGCTATGGATTTATTGCGCAGAAAACGTAATACCAACAAGCAGATTTTTATGATTACCGACGGTAAACCGAGTTGTGTAAGAGAAAAAGACGGCACTTATTATATGAATAGTAACGGCCTCGATCAATACATCGTCGATAAATGTTATACCCAGGCACAGCAAGCTCGAAAATTGCACATTCCAATAACTACTTTTATGATCGCTAACGATCCTTATCTGCAAAAATTTGTAAATAAGTTTACCGAAGCCAATCAGGGAAAAGCGTTCTACACCGGATTGAAAGGTTTAGGCGAAATGATTTTTGAAGATTATGAAACCAATAGAAAGAAACGGATTAAATAG
- a CDS encoding transposase, translating into MTPIDLLKLMLPDFLVDHFEVVSTTNTEEILHLYFEEKIKPPQEFNTFELVSKGFLDEITIQDFPLRGKFVYLHIKRRRWTNKTTGEIIKRDWNLVAKGTRMTQEFAAFLKEINR; encoded by the coding sequence ATGACTCCTATTGACCTTTTAAAATTGATGCTGCCTGATTTTTTAGTAGACCACTTTGAAGTGGTTTCTACTACTAATACAGAAGAAATATTACACTTGTATTTTGAGGAAAAAATTAAGCCTCCACAAGAGTTTAATACATTTGAACTGGTATCAAAGGGCTTTTTGGATGAGATCACTATTCAGGATTTTCCTCTAAGAGGTAAGTTTGTGTATTTGCATATCAAAAGACGTCGCTGGACTAATAAAACCACAGGAGAAATTATTAAAAGAGATTGGAATTTAGTTGCCAAAGGAACCCGCATGACTCAAGAGTTTGCGGCTTTTTTAAAAGAAATTAATAGATAA
- a CDS encoding NAD-dependent epimerase/dehydratase family protein translates to MMIQKNLALVSGANGHLGNNLVRFLIKKGIPVRAAVRNSENKVPFADLDCELIQADITDKASYVKALQGVETFYAVGAAFKLWAKDPKREIYDINVQGTRNTIEAAAEAGVKRIVYVSSIAALNYSQLPTKESYGYNPDRRDMYYNSKNDGEKLAFELAKQLGIELVVVMPAAMIGKEAFLPLNVSYGILKLILNKEIPVDTKITLNWIDVKDVAEGCYLAAAKGRNGERYILANEQCMTITDTTKLANKLYPELQLNVPRSVPQPILFVIAGMMEFSAKLNGKAPVLTRKDIAMFSGLQQNFDISKARTELGFNPKKPEQAVTEALHYLSKIKPSLMKQ, encoded by the coding sequence ATGATGATACAGAAAAATTTAGCATTGGTATCTGGAGCTAATGGACATTTAGGGAATAATTTAGTTCGATTTCTTATAAAAAAAGGAATTCCTGTGAGGGCGGCTGTCCGAAACAGTGAAAACAAAGTGCCTTTTGCCGACTTAGATTGCGAACTAATACAAGCGGATATCACCGACAAGGCTTCATATGTAAAGGCTTTGCAGGGAGTTGAAACTTTTTATGCAGTAGGAGCGGCTTTCAAACTCTGGGCAAAGGATCCTAAAAGGGAAATTTACGATATAAATGTTCAAGGAACTCGCAATACGATTGAAGCTGCAGCTGAAGCCGGTGTTAAAAGAATTGTTTATGTGAGTTCTATTGCGGCATTAAATTATTCTCAATTGCCTACAAAAGAAAGTTACGGTTATAATCCTGATAGACGGGATATGTATTACAATTCTAAGAACGATGGCGAAAAATTAGCTTTTGAATTGGCAAAACAATTAGGAATAGAGTTGGTAGTTGTTATGCCGGCAGCAATGATCGGTAAAGAAGCATTTCTTCCTTTAAATGTTTCTTATGGCATTTTGAAATTAATCTTGAACAAAGAAATTCCCGTCGATACTAAGATTACCTTGAATTGGATAGATGTTAAAGATGTAGCAGAAGGTTGTTATCTGGCAGCAGCAAAAGGCCGCAATGGGGAACGATATATTTTGGCTAATGAACAGTGCATGACCATTACAGATACGACCAAATTGGCTAATAAGCTGTATCCTGAATTACAACTGAACGTTCCGCGTTCAGTTCCGCAACCCATTCTCTTTGTTATTGCAGGTATGATGGAATTCAGTGCCAAACTAAATGGAAAGGCTCCTGTATTAACCAGAAAAGATATTGCAATGTTTTCAGGGCTGCAACAAAATTTTGATATTTCAAAAGCGAGAACAGAACTGGGATTTAATCCTAAAAAACCGGAACAGGCAGTAACCGAAGCACTGCACTATCTTTCCAAAATTAAGCCGTCATTGATGAAACAGTAA
- a CDS encoding response regulator: MSLKTIWVIDDDPIYQIIVNKIIQKSELFSSVSSFTNGKDAIDTLKKTLKTNEMPPNIILLDINMPIMDGWEFMEEMVLLKSQINDSIQIYIVSSSIALEDKSKAKNYSEIIAYLSKPVNANDLILIAANY, encoded by the coding sequence ATGAGCCTAAAAACAATATGGGTAATAGATGATGACCCGATTTATCAAATCATCGTTAATAAAATAATCCAAAAATCCGAGTTATTTTCAAGTGTTTCCAGTTTTACAAATGGAAAGGATGCCATAGATACATTAAAAAAAACATTAAAAACTAATGAAATGCCTCCCAATATAATCCTCTTGGATATTAATATGCCCATTATGGACGGTTGGGAATTTATGGAAGAAATGGTACTGCTAAAATCTCAAATCAATGACTCTATACAAATATATATTGTAAGTTCGTCTATTGCATTAGAAGACAAAAGCAAAGCAAAAAACTATTCCGAAATTATTGCTTATTTATCAAAACCAGTCAATGCCAATGACTTGATATTAATAGCTGCAAATTATTAA
- a CDS encoding PAS domain S-box protein has product MGVILENLHQNIEQCLKNCYTTTLTLALTINDNGTPDNFDSISSKLLVSNNYISAIQLVPNGVIKYIYPLEENKSALNLNIFKTPSVRKEALKSLENKKMYFAGPLVLKQGGIGIVGRLPVYKKNKFWGFSAVVIKFKDLLKVSGINSIDTNKYYFQFSKINPNTQKEEFFLPKKKDINKGEQISTKILDGNWKLYLIAKKQNHHYSVLYLPSILGFILAVLLGSFITVLLYKPRQLQQLVNIQASKLQNSETKFRTIFDQAPLGIALVDDETGNFLEINRKFCELMGYSEQEMKTKNYQSITHPKDSLKTELNVNELKEEKINNYTAKKRYITKSNVTIWVNLIVSSLSRTTNNRKTNIAIVEDITLKKQILEDLKKSEKQFKNLFNNSPIPMWEVDLSLIKNYLTDLNLVGKKAANVEKYFNENPDVVLKCFNLVKIIAVNYKCLQLLHINTVQELNLGQVLDTETINDFMKQLIAVTQNNNQLAYDTKIKNSLGESIDIHFRWNAIREYEKTMERMIISTEDITFRKKNEKVILNSQKKIEALINTIDGIVWECDIKTFRFTFVSKKVEQILGFTSEEWLSDPDFWKDHIYPDDRNWALEYCTKKTNELLNHDFEYRMICKNGTLIWLRDMVNIVFENGKPTSLHGIMIDITKSKNIEDDLNNSFNLVSRQNERLLNFSYIISHNLRSHTSNIASIVTLLQASETQEEKEQMMQLLISVSGLLNETMLHLNEVINIRTNVSLVTLSLNLKEYIENVMKVFSQQIISKEVTIFNQIHDDLIINYNPAYLESILYNMISNAIRYGHPERKIIIFLKWITENDKNYLEISDNGIGIDLVKNSNKVFGMYKTFSNDPTSKGVGLFITKNQIEAMGGSITVESNPNAGTTFKIEIL; this is encoded by the coding sequence ATGGGCGTAATTCTTGAGAATTTGCATCAAAATATTGAGCAGTGCCTAAAAAACTGTTACACAACTACCCTTACACTAGCATTAACTATCAATGACAATGGGACTCCTGATAATTTTGACTCCATAAGCTCAAAACTTTTGGTTTCTAATAATTACATTAGCGCAATCCAGCTGGTGCCAAATGGAGTTATAAAGTATATTTATCCTTTAGAAGAAAATAAATCAGCTTTAAATCTTAACATTTTTAAAACTCCAAGCGTTAGAAAAGAGGCATTAAAATCTTTAGAGAATAAAAAAATGTATTTTGCCGGCCCTTTGGTTTTGAAGCAGGGTGGCATTGGTATTGTTGGCAGATTGCCAGTTTATAAAAAAAATAAATTTTGGGGATTTTCAGCAGTCGTAATTAAATTTAAAGATTTATTAAAAGTTTCAGGAATCAATTCAATTGATACTAATAAATATTACTTTCAGTTTTCAAAAATAAATCCTAACACCCAAAAAGAAGAATTTTTTCTTCCTAAGAAGAAAGACATTAATAAAGGAGAACAGATTTCAACAAAGATTCTGGATGGAAACTGGAAATTATATCTGATTGCAAAAAAACAGAATCATCATTACTCTGTTCTTTATCTGCCCTCAATTTTAGGTTTTATTCTGGCAGTACTGCTAGGTTCTTTTATCACTGTCTTATTATACAAACCCAGACAATTACAGCAATTAGTCAATATTCAGGCCTCAAAACTGCAGAATAGCGAAACTAAATTTAGAACTATTTTTGATCAGGCTCCATTAGGAATAGCTCTTGTAGATGATGAAACAGGAAATTTTTTGGAAATCAACAGAAAATTTTGTGAATTAATGGGGTATTCTGAACAAGAAATGAAAACTAAAAATTATCAGTCTATCACACATCCTAAAGATTCACTAAAAACAGAATTAAATGTAAATGAACTTAAAGAGGAAAAAATTAATAATTATACTGCAAAAAAAAGATATATAACTAAGTCCAATGTAACTATCTGGGTGAATTTAATTGTTTCGTCTCTTTCCAGAACAACTAATAACCGAAAAACAAACATTGCAATTGTAGAAGATATCACCTTGAAAAAACAAATTTTGGAGGATCTTAAAAAAAGCGAAAAACAATTTAAAAACCTCTTTAATAATTCCCCCATTCCTATGTGGGAAGTTGATTTATCCTTAATTAAAAATTATCTCACGGATCTAAATCTGGTTGGTAAAAAAGCGGCTAATGTTGAAAAATATTTTAATGAGAATCCAGACGTGGTACTAAAATGTTTTAATTTAGTCAAGATTATAGCAGTAAATTATAAATGCCTGCAGCTTCTTCATATAAACACAGTACAGGAATTAAATTTAGGTCAAGTACTTGATACAGAAACTATAAATGATTTCATGAAACAGCTAATTGCAGTTACACAAAATAACAACCAATTAGCTTACGATACCAAAATTAAGAACAGTTTAGGAGAATCAATCGATATTCATTTTAGATGGAATGCAATAAGGGAGTATGAAAAAACAATGGAACGCATGATTATTTCCACTGAAGATATTACTTTTCGAAAAAAAAATGAAAAAGTAATTCTTAACTCCCAGAAAAAAATTGAGGCTCTTATTAATACCATAGACGGAATTGTTTGGGAATGCGATATAAAAACCTTTAGATTTACTTTTGTAAGTAAAAAAGTTGAACAAATTTTAGGTTTTACCTCAGAGGAATGGCTAAGCGATCCAGACTTTTGGAAAGATCATATTTATCCCGATGACAGAAACTGGGCGCTGGAATATTGTACTAAAAAAACAAATGAGCTTTTAAATCACGATTTTGAGTACAGAATGATCTGCAAGAACGGAACACTTATATGGCTTCGTGATATGGTTAATATTGTTTTTGAAAACGGAAAACCAACGAGCCTGCATGGAATCATGATTGATATAACAAAATCCAAAAACATAGAAGATGATTTGAATAACTCATTCAATTTGGTATCGAGGCAAAATGAAAGGCTATTAAATTTTTCCTATATAATCTCACATAATTTAAGATCTCACACCAGTAATATAGCTTCAATCGTTACTTTGCTTCAAGCATCTGAAACACAAGAGGAAAAAGAGCAAATGATGCAATTATTGATTTCTGTTTCCGGCTTACTAAACGAAACAATGCTGCACTTAAATGAAGTAATTAATATACGTACCAATGTAAGCTTAGTAACCCTGTCATTGAACCTAAAAGAGTACATTGAGAATGTGATGAAAGTATTCTCCCAGCAAATCATTTCAAAAGAAGTAACAATCTTCAATCAAATTCATGATGACTTGATAATCAATTATAATCCGGCCTATTTGGAAAGTATACTTTATAATATGATTTCAAATGCAATCCGTTATGGTCATCCAGAACGAAAAATTATTATATTTTTAAAGTGGATAACAGAAAACGATAAAAATTACCTAGAAATATCGGATAACGGTATTGGAATTGATTTGGTGAAAAACAGCAATAAAGTTTTTGGTATGTATAAAACTTTCAGTAACGACCCAACTTCAAAAGGAGTTGGATTATTCATAACAAAAAATCAAATAGAAGCAATGGGTGGCTCTATAACTGTAGAAAGTAACCCCAATGCAGGAACAACATTTAAAATTGAAATCTTATGA